A segment of the Phoenix dactylifera cultivar Barhee BC4 chromosome 15, palm_55x_up_171113_PBpolish2nd_filt_p, whole genome shotgun sequence genome:
ttTAGCTAGTGGATATTGACTTTCTCTTTTgacttatgtatatatggacatttgaTTTGAAAATTGGaagttatttttaattagttattGATAGTTGATCTGATGTATCTGCCTTGCGTGCCGCGGGGTCCGCCCTGtaggtgcgcggcgtctgctcgcgcctcggtccccgggttcggggcgtgacactagTTAAGTCATATTATGAGACTAATTTTGGGTGCacctcaaactctttgatccataTGGATTACCATTTTAGATTTCAATCATGACCCAAATTGGGGCCTCAGTTTTGCTTGAGCTTAATTAAATTACATGCTAGTTAAGTCAGGAAATTCATAGCGTTGGGTGGTTGAGATGGTTCTTTTGCGGCTTTCAATCTAAATTTGACCCTTCAAAGCTATGGTGCCATATTCTTGTCTGGGGATATTAATGCATAGGTATGGAAAAAATTTTGTTGTTCCTCAGGGAATTGAATGAAGGTCTAAACTTTGGTGTAAGCTGAAATTAAGCTTAGAACGATAGTTACCAATCAATCTCTTGAAGGAATCCTGTTTTCTACCGATTCACTAcaacaaaattaaaataatatttttaattgaaattctcATTGGAATATAATTATTGGTTAGCATATTTTTTTATGGGGGAAAATTCCCTACTTAAAACGGGAGTCTTCAACTCTTATTTAAGTGGTAAAATAAATATCTAAGACCCTACATAGACTTGAATATTATCCAAGTAAATAGTACGTGTGCTTGTACGCTGTATGGATTCATGCATATTAAACACAATAAAGTGGAATGCTTTGTGTTTCCATTTTGTGTCTGTTCTGCATGATACAATGGCAAATGGCAGCTATGTCTATATACTACTAGTTGCTTGCTTGCTTGCTCTTATCATGATATATTTGTGAAAAACACTAGTTGCTTGCTCTACATACTACTAAAGTTTCAGTGACTGTGTCCGTTTTAGATAGCAGCTGAGTGCTCTGAATGCCCCTCAGGAAAGAAAGGTGGAGATCTCGGATGGTTTCCAAGGGGGGAAATGGCCGGTCCTTTTCAGGAACTTGCATGTAGTACACCGGTTGGAGCTACCAGTGATTCAAATCAACGTATATTTGCACACTTCTTGTTCTGATATTTCACATCCAACCTTGTATATGTATTGGTTTATGCAGACCAACCTCAATGTTGCAAGGCTCTCTTTACATGGAGTCTATAGATTGACTTGTCCTTGCTGTCTGTCTATCAAAGACACTGATTGGAACTGGATTTCCCATCAAAGTCCGATATATCAGAAATCCAATGGTCAAGACATGTCACTGGTTATTAAATATTATGCTGATGTTTAATTTGTAACTTCTTGCTTTAACTAACACTCGTCATATGGAAAAGCACTGCAGGCATGGATACCATATTATCCTGTGCGAAGGAAGGAAAAATTAATCATATCTTTGGTCATGACCTTCAGAAGTTCTGTTCAGAAATCACAAGAACATATGCTGATGGAAAGCAGCATGTCTTTTATTCTCAAGACCTGGTAGAAAGAAAAGATGAGGCTACATATTAATGCTGTGTGGCTTTCTGGAGAGTTTTCTTGTTAAATTATATGTAATGTGCTTTCCGATAAACCCTATGTCTTGTTAGGTGCTGTGTAAAACATGGTGACGTGTAGTCAGAAATTCATATTTGAATATATTCAGAGTGATTCTGGTCATGTTCAAAACATTTGGCAGATTTTAAGATTATTGTTCCGCATCTCCATGGATCGACTACTGCATCTCGGAGGATATAGGTAGCATGGAGAAAGGTTGATAATTTTGTTTGGTAACAAAATATAATTGAAGCTCTCACACCAGGTTTGGTTGCATAGTTAGGCCAGCTTAAAGTGGGAATCAAGTTTCACCGTCTCGATGCCGGACCCCTTACCGGTGTCATGCTGGTTCAGTATCTCTTACACACATTATGGTGTCAGTGAGGAATACCAAGTCTTGGTTCAGTAGCAGAACAGTACAGTATGCCCAGGGTGGGTGGTACATACCAA
Coding sequences within it:
- the LOC120113335 gene encoding peptidyl-prolyl cis-trans isomerase NIMA-interacting 4-like, whose protein sequence is MRRKTWKIAILSPPARHILCEKQGKINEAYKKLQDGWLNNGDKVPPAEFAKIAAECSECPSGKKGGDLGWFPRGEMAGPFQELACSTPVGATSDSNQRIFAHFLF